Within the Osmerus eperlanus chromosome 10, fOsmEpe2.1, whole genome shotgun sequence genome, the region ctcataCCTCTCCCAAATCACCCTCACGTGTGCCAATCAGTCCTCAATAATCTCTGTGTCAACTGGGAAGATAGACTCCGTTCATCACAATATCCTACAACAATAAAAGCGCTGCAGGGAATCGACAAGTGGGCGTGTCACCGGGGGATCATTATTGTCACCCCGCTGCGAGCCACCTGATCACTCCAAGAACTTAACACACGTTAAAGAGTACTCAGCAGTGCTTGTTTTTTTGCTCACCGTTCTGCCCAGGCTGCTCAGGCAAGGCTGCTGCAATCAAGGTTTTCTAAGGGACAAAGTTTGCGTGTTGGTTAGATATTTGAGGAAAGTCATACGCAATGACCGGGCATCATTGGGGATACGGAGAGGAAGATGGTAAGATCAAAGCCTACTTGTGGGAGCATTTATTTGGTTGAATCGTCACACCAACCTTGGTTGTGTGACAGCAGTAGGCCTATTATCCCTAAACTTTTGATTTGTAAAATGACTAATAGTTGGTAATaaaattgttattattattgttcaaTTGTTTTCTAGTTGGCTTGTGGCATGGATTGAGTGGACTGTATCCCTATAGAGACATGAAAGGGACTGCGTtaaccacacagacagggatCCTGTGTGTGACATTCTTAGCCGAGCCCAAGTTAATGCGAGATTAGCCTTATTATCCCAGTGGGATGACTGAAAGTATGTATTCATGTTTACTCCGGAAGGCTCAGGCAGGCGACCGGAGAAATGTTGGTTTAAAGATCTGTAAGGTGATTCAGGCAACTAgtgattttttctttttttactaccATTTGATGTGAACGTTAAGTATAGCCTTTTAGAATAGTGAACCCAGGTAGGCTACAGTAGGCTGTAGCTTTTCCGACACACTACAAATGTCGTTCATGCAAACTTCGTAAAGACAATTTCACAGAAAGCCCAGAATATTATACAACTACCATACATCCAAACCAACAGTTGGTGGAACAGGCGCTAGGATGCCTGGATTTGCCGTTAAACTTTCAATATTTcattataatttaaaaaaaggattCTTACagcaattttttttcttctttcaaataaGATTTTTTCCCCCACATTTTTGATTGGTTGGAGGTCAATCCAAACCGCTGACTTTTCGAAGCCAGTAGCCTAGTGACCGTTTGTCATGCCATCAATAGAGTTGTAACTGGAGAGAATAGGTGAGGTGGGTAAATATAATAAATCattgaaaatataaaataagtaTTTGCCCAATGAACATATCTAAATGCCTACCATGTCATGGAAGTTTAAAACCTGATTTGGTTTCACATTTATGATAGTGTTTTCAAATGTAATGATGCCTGGTCCATGTTAACTCCACAAAGTGATTTCCCTGCAGGTCCCTCTGCCTGGCACAAAGCCTACCCCCTTGCAGAGGGCGACCGCCAGTCTCCCATCAACATTGTGCCGGCAGATGCAGAGTTTGACCCCAGCTTACCACCACTCTTTCTGTCTTACGACCTTGGCTCCTCTGTCAGCATATCCAACAACGGACACTCTGTAGTGGTGGAGTTTGATGACTCAGACGACAGGACtggtgagtacagtacagtagcggACAGGTGGATCAGAGAAGAGGTTGAGTACTTATAAAATAGAGTAAAGCAAAGTAGAATATCGAGATTTAAAGTCCTGAAACTACCAGCTGTCATTGTTTATTTGTATGACTTGAGTTTAAGGTTGATAAAGATTTGTGTTTCTATATGATAGTTTACATATGACAATGTGATGGGTCCAGGAGGCCTGTGAACCACAGATTTCACTAAGATACGCTGGGCACATACATCTGAAGTTGCCAGCCGTGTAAGAAAAAGCTGCCCCTGGTCAACATAATGATCATAATCATCATCTGACTTTACAGCAAGGGATGGAGGCCAGTATTTAGCAAAGggagtgcctgtctgtctgtatttctGTAATTTAAATGGATAGTGGCACCTGTACCCTCGGTCATCATGTCAACACTGGGTGGGACTGTGTTCGTGGTGGCATGATTGACTGTTTACTACAGCCGGTTGTACACAAAGCAATATGATTGTGCAACTATTTTGAGAACATGACAGCTATCTTGTGGAAAACAACATGTTAAGTAGTATGTACACAACAGACAAACTAGCTTGTGTGTGCAAGGTAAAGTGGACGATAAcatgtaaacacaaacacataagagAAGCTCCATCGTGCCTGTCTAgcctgtggtgtgtctgtgtgtgtgtctctgtgtgtgtgtgagagtgtgtgtgagtgcgtgtgtataCATTGGTTGCTGCATGTGCCACGTTCCCACCTTTGATCATATGACCAACAAAAGGCTTTTCTTTTTCATACTTGTACGTTGACATTTAGTTTCTAGGAATTAATGACTGAACACAATACGTTTCAATGAACTATTTCACTCTGTGTTACCTCAAATGCATGGGAATTGACACACCTTTGTGtatttgggagtgtgtgtatatttggatGTGTGTCTGAAAGAAAGAGCTGCCCTGCTTGGCGTGGCTCCAGGTATTAAATTGATTTGTTACTTACTGACTTGGATTTCTAGGAACCATCTGGAATGACTGATGATCAAGCCTCCGCTTGCTTTCCttgcttctccttctctccttcctactttttctctctgtcacctaCATCGCCACTGACTcagtctctcaccctgtctgttTAAGGCTGTTGTCTCTCCCAGGGATGTCACACTGATCTCCTGGCCAATCAGATTAAACTGCCTGACAGACAAATCCACAGGATCAACCTGAGCCTCTGCTGCTGAGGCAGAGCCATATCAGACTGAAGTTGAGGCAGACTGACTCTGAGGCATCAGGGCTACATTAAACTGACTCTGAAGCAGACTGACTCTAAGGACAGAGCTATATTACACTGACATTGAGGCAGACTGACTCTTAGGACAGAACTATAATACTACAATACACCGAATCTGAGGCAGCAAGACTGCAGCCCTTGTGGCAGAGCTACACCAGACTGTCTCTGGGGCAACATGACAACAGTAGATTCCCAGAGATACTTGGATATAAAGTGTCCATTAAAAATTGAGGGTCGCTGTTTAAGAATGTAACAGTGAATAGTAAGTATGTTTTCTGTCTGAGTGGCTCTGAATAAAGTGTCTGGTACATAGTACATCTACAAGCCAGACTGTAGCTGAGATGTAAACTATCCCCTGACAGCAGCTCTACAGCTCTGGTGTACTGAACAATTGCACAGTACATGAAGAGTGAGTCTCTTAGTGGTATGTCATTAAACTAACGTCACAGGTTTGCTGATAGCCTAACAAGTTTGTCAGgatgtcagctgtttcagattAGATTGATGTGTATAAtgaactgtgtgtctgtctgtgtgtggctatcgctatggataagagcgtctgctaaattacaaaatgtaaatgtgtgtgtgtgtttagccctGGTTGACTGGCATctgccctctcttctctctagtgATGAGGGGGGGTCCACTTGACAATGCCTACCGCCTTAAACAGTTCCATTTCCACTGGGGGGGCAAGGGTTGTCATGGCAGCGAACACACTGTAGAGGGCAAGACCTACGCGTCTGAGGTGAGACAGATAGGtagagagtgagtgaaagagaaagaaaagtgaGGACTAAAATGTTATGtatgagagacagtgtgtgtgagagacaaagTGTGAGAGCATGCTTGAGGCTGGATTGGCTCTAGAGGGGCAGGGTTGGCCACCTAAAtgatctcttctcctttcttctcttctcttatcCTCAGCTGCACCTGGTCCACTGGAATGCAGCAAAGTACCAGACTTTTGGGGAGGCTGCCCAAAAACCAGATGGCTTGGCTGTCCTCGGCATCTTCCTGGAGGTCGAAGTCTCTGCACTACACTTTCTCTGTCCctacctccacttcctgttttctctacttcctccctctctacctccatttcctctttctctacctccttcctcTGTATTTACCTCTACTTCCtgcctcctccatgtcctccatctctacctccaCTTCTTGACCcagtttttttgttgtcattATCTTGTAGTCAGGAGACGACCACAGAGGGCTTCATCAGGTTACAGACGCACTCTACATGGTCAAGTTCAAAGTGAGGCTGTGTACAATTTTGAATTTGAAGCTGGAAAATGTGTTGATGTTTTAACAAGTTAATAAATGATATAGTTAAACtaatataatgtgtgtgtgtgtgtctctcagggcAGTGTGGCTGATTTCAAAGGCTTCAGTCCCAGGTTTTTATTACCCAGCAGCCTTCACTTTTGGACCTACCTCGGCTCCCTGACCACGCCCCCTCTGCACGAGAGTGTCATCTGGATTGTGCTGAAAGAGCCAATCAAAGTTTCAGAGAAACAGGTATGCATGGGGATTTTTCTGGGGCTGTGTTTAGCTGTGTTAAACAGGGTTGAGTTTAGATGTGTACTACGGAGCTGTGGTCAACAAGGCtgagctgtgtactgtaggatTCATGGCCGTGCTGGGCAAGGCTAAGAGCACTGTTTGTTGTTTATGGTGAACAAGAAGTGGTGGCCTAGGCTGTCTTGGTGGTTGAGTCTGAACCTGAGGACTATGGTTAGAAACCTGGTGGTCTTCCACCTGTTCTTCCTCTGAGTCTCACCTCATGGAAATCTGTTTTATTATGGAAATATGGGTGATAAATATGGGCACCACAGAGAGCAAACCACACATTAGTGAGGGAAATGTCCTGTGACTGGCTTCCTGCCAAcgtgtgtgcgttgtgtgttTTGAGAAGAGTTGACTCATATAGATGATAAGCAGAGGTAAAGTGTTGCCTACAGTCCGGATTAAAACACCATTACTAGGATTACAGTTGAATtacttgaatgaatgaatatttTATTTTCTTGTTATGCAACTTTGTGGCCCATACCATTTGGAATTATGTGACACATCAAGtgtcaaacaaaaacaaacataggTAGGACTCAAACCGATTCAAGGTCACAGTTTTAAGCTCCATccaaccagtgtgtgtgtgtgtgtgtgtgtgtgtgtgtgtgtgtgtgtgtgtgtctcaagcCACTGAGCTTGGGCACTCCACTGAAATTGG harbors:
- the ca7 gene encoding carbonic anhydrase 7 isoform X2 gives rise to the protein MTGHHWGYGEEDGPSAWHKAYPLAEGDRQSPINIVPADAEFDPSLPPLFLSYDLGSSVSISNNGHSVVVEFDDSDDRTVMRGGPLDNAYRLKQFHFHWGGKGCHGSEHTVEGKTYASELHLVHWNAAKYQTFGEAAQKPDGLAVLGIFLESGDDHRGLHQVTDALYMVKFKGSVADFKGFSPRFLLPSSLHFWTYLGSLTTPPLHESVIWIVLKEPIKVSEKQMGKFRMLLTSGEEEENRKRMENNFRPPQPLKGRKVRSSFQ
- the ca7 gene encoding carbonic anhydrase 7 isoform X1, with protein sequence MTGHHWGYGEEDGPSAWHKAYPLAEGDRQSPINIVPADAEFDPSLPPLFLSYDLGSSVSISNNGHSVVVEFDDSDDRTVMRGGPLDNAYRLKQFHFHWGGKGCHGSEHTVEGKTYASELHLVHWNAAKYQTFGEAAQKPDGLAVLGIFLEVESGDDHRGLHQVTDALYMVKFKGSVADFKGFSPRFLLPSSLHFWTYLGSLTTPPLHESVIWIVLKEPIKVSEKQMGKFRMLLTSGEEEENRKRMENNFRPPQPLKGRKVRSSFQ